A DNA window from Ostrea edulis chromosome 5, xbOstEdul1.1, whole genome shotgun sequence contains the following coding sequences:
- the LOC125651031 gene encoding uncharacterized protein K02A2.6-like, with the protein MMLLQLGNYDLDVIYIPSTKIPLADTLSRKHLPNSYPQYSKGMDSHVHSIISRVPSTSRRLDDICIATANDLNLQTLIKTILNGWPTERKSCDSSLIEFWNYRDELSYIDGLVLKGHKILIPRSLRNQILGSLHIGHADIEKTLRRARTVLFWPGLHTDVQKLVSSCPQCLSYRNSNPKEPLNPHPTPDYPWQVVDTDLFQWDEKDYLIVVDYYSRYFEVTHLSTTTSKSIVKQIKSIFSRFGIPEKVVSDNGPQYSSSEFTNFASDYGFNHDTSSPKYPQSNGLAERTVQTIKRIFQKSKGNKSDPHLGILEYRNTPIDNLGYSPAELLQGRQLRSILPVLPSQLAPQVLDHHKVVVNMQNCKDKTSKTYSRSSHELLPLTEGENIRFQQDSKLWKPGHIFTSRKTCNRTLNTGLFQFL; encoded by the coding sequence ATGATGTTGTTACAACTAGGCAATTATGACCTTGATGTCATCTATATACCAAGTACTAAGATCCCACTGGCCGACACGCTGTCTCGCAAACATTTGCCAAACAGTTACCCACAGTACTCAAAGGGCATGGACTCTCATGTTCATAGCATCATTAGTAGGGTACCCAGCACAAGCCGTAGGTTAGATGATATTTGCATCGCAACTGCAAATGACCTGAACCTCCAAACCTTAATCAAGACCATTCTGAATGGCTGGCCTACTGAAAGGAAGTCGTGTGACTCCTCTCTTATAGAATTTTGGAACTACAGAGATGAATTGTCCTACATAGATGGACTTGTGCTAAAAGGTCATAAGATTCTTATCCCAAGGTCACTCCGTAACCAAATACTAGGCAGCCTCCACATAGGTCATGCAGACATCGAGAAGACCCTCCGTAGAGCGCGTACTGTCCTATTTTGGCCCGGTCTCCATACTGATGTACAAAAACTTGTATCTAGTTGCCCGCAGTGTTTGTCTTATAGAAATTCAAACCCCAAAGAACCCCTTAACCCCCATCCAACACCTGACTACCCTTGGCAAGTAGTTGACACAGACTTGTTCCAATGGGACGAGAAGGATTATTTGATTGTAGTAGATTACTACAGCCGTTACTTTGAGGTGACCCACCTTAGTACAACCACTAGTAAATCCATTGTAAAGCAAATAAAGTCAATCTTCTCAAGATTTGGCATACCCGAAAAAGTAGTGTCTGACAACGGGCCCCAATACAGCTCCTCGGAATTCACCAACTTTGCTTCAGATTATGGGTTTAACCATGATACTTCCAGTCCAAAATACCCTCAATCAAATGGACTAGCCGAAAGAACTGTCCAAACTATCAAAAGAATATTTCAGAAGTCTAAGGGTAACAAAAGCGACCCCCACCTAGGGATCTTGGAATATCGAAACACACCTATCGACAACTTAGGTTACTCCCCTGCTGAGTTATTGCAAGGTCGACAGCTCAGGTCAATATTACCTGTACTGCCCTCCCAGCTTGCCCCACAGGTTCTAGACCATCATAAGGTTGTTGTAAATATGCAGAACTGTAAGGATAAGACCTCAAAGACTTATAGTAGGTCAAGCCATGAGTTGTTGCCATTAACTGAAGGTGAAAATATTCGATTTCAGCAGGATTCCAAGTTATGGAAACCTGGCCACATCTTTACATCGAGAAAAACTTGCAACCGTACTTTGAATACAGGATTATTCCAATTTCTGTGA
- the LOC125651875 gene encoding alpha-2C adrenergic receptor-like, protein MGNKKMWDILALSINDSNGHHGSDLNRTYLPEDYILWIANERLCDINKPIIIILILLIIFGLFGNFLVIYIFGFRLQKSTAHLYITSISTFDSFTCLLLIFEVFDKRFPMYSGNYPEICKLVRCLEVFANGCASLIMCSISVDRYYIVYKPFKRLSIRTVRKSILGIVIGMIVLSWPMVLFHGPETVKTIYPSITGRDCADDEYFKGSVYPGIYFPIVFVIILSTIIVTVVMYCLIFIKIFKWKHNTIGESMPTVSGNLRKSSTINLRKSSKSSTDSASLRKSPNAFSHTNSFATGKLKDEQLNRENSYTDISSSQPEFTPETDTSKKSFNVNLQTDMMTGNDMLSNRAKSILFPTVLNKDNSNSPNPSVLNLREQHECTKGSTSTDSLKTRGNIANQTKIRTRHKGSFLKRSLRRRSSSRAGVRLSSTTIMFSLTALLYVLSYIPTIIVESINAISGINEEKLSISTRKVIAVCNAAYFVNIAFNPIIYGLFNKFFRDKVRDITLGNTRRSRV, encoded by the coding sequence ATGGGAAATAAGAAGATGTGGGATATTTTGGCATTAAGCATCAATGACTCAAACGGACACCACGGCTCAGATTTAAACAGAACCTATCTTCCCGAGGATTATATTTTGTGGATTGCGAATGAAAGGTTATGTGACATCAacaaaccaatcattattattttgataCTTTTAATCATTTTCGGATTATTCGGAAATTTCCTCGTTATTTATATATTTGGATTTCGCTTACAGAAATCTACCGCGCATTTATACATTACAAGTATATCGACATTTGATTCATTCACGTGTCTTTTATTGATATTCGAGGTGTTTGATAAACGCTTTCCGATGTATAGTGGCAACTATCCTGAAATATGCAAATTAGTGCGTTGCTTAGAAGTTTTCGCCAATGGATGCGCCAGTCTTATAATGTGCAGCATTTCTGTTGATCGCTACTACATAGTTTATAAACCGTTCAAGCGTCTTTCTATTAGAACAGTAAGAAAAAGCATACTAGGAATCGTGATAGGAATGATTGTCCTCAGCTGGCCAATGGTACTGTTTCACGGACCGGAAACAGTTAAAACTATCTATCCCTCAATAACAGGTCGAGATTGTGCTGATGACGAATACTTTAAAGGATCCGTCTATCCGGGGATTTACTTTCCCATCGTATTTGTCATTATACTATCTACTATTATCGTGACTGTGGTGATGTattgtttaatatttatcaaaatatttaaatggaaacaCAATACCATTGGTGAGAGCATGCCAACAGTCTCTGGTAATCTCAGGAAATCGTCCACTATTAATCTCAGAAAGTCTTCCAAATCTTCAACAGACTCTGCCAGTCTTAGAAAATCGCCCAATGCTTTCAGCCATACAAATTCGTTTGCAACGGGAAAGCTGAAAGATGAACAACTAAACAGAGAGAATTCATACACAGATATCTCAAGTAGCCAACCTGAATTCACACCTGAAACAGATACAAGTAAAAAAAGCTTCAACGTCAATCTTCAAACTGATATGATGACAGGTAATGATATGCTTTCCAATCGCGCCAAAAGTATATTGTTCCCTACAGTACTCAACAAGGATAACAGCAATTCCCCAAACCCCAGTGTTCTAAACTTAAGAGAACAACACGAATGCACCAAAGGAAGCACGAGTACAGACTCCCTGAAGACACGTGGAAACATTGCAAACCAAACTAAGATACGTACGAGACACAAGGGCAGTTTTCTGAAACGATCTCTCCGCAGAAGAAGCAGCAGCAGGGCTGGGGTTAGACTTAGCTCCACCACCATCATGTTTAGTCTGACAGCATTGTTATATGTACTGAGTTATATTCCTACAATAATTGTGGAAAGTATAAACGCCATAAGCGGTATCAATGAGGAAAAGCTCTCGATATCCACACGGAAAGTCATAGCAGTATGCAATGCAGCTTACTTCGTGAATATCGCCTTCAATCCCATTATATACGGACTATTCAACAAGTTCTTTCGAGATAAAGTAAGAGATATTACACTAGGCAATACAAGACGATCTAGGGTAtga
- the LOC125651029 gene encoding neuropeptide S receptor-like — protein sequence MANVSYNTKATNTTINSTETSTLLSSSSIEYLVWISNERQYEINRPTLIIYIISIILGLLGNSLVIYVFGIRLKKSAVDVFVLCLAVSDTFTCVLLIFETLDLRFPFYSGNYPILCKVVRFLEVFANSCSSILLVCIAFDRFYKICKPSKYIPIKKARKIVTVIVVATLFLSWPIALFHGPETIETIYPGLSGKDCADDDEFKGSIYSGMYFFLLLIVTLCCIGAVIVLYLAIFCAILKWKFTVVGEKTNSEIWSSNTSLSLPGDFKHPVDTESKQNTSTQQRKFVVLGEKYESAKKQEIPLKTPNQNKTNAQFSSILKRSYSTNDSSSFQASSRTLKKRVSFDLSNLEPNNQSICRSSKPADSIDVVSKTVVLTAEEEELVDKVLRRQRNTGTRNPRNSVQNSKTNVRMTSTTIMFALIAVLYVLSYIPTLTIESINAVQPLNTKAMSVTTQQLIVIANSAYFMNPAFNPILYGVFNKRFRDEIVSILKGKS from the coding sequence ATGGCAAATGTTTCGTATAATACTAAGGCCACAAACACCACCATAAATTCCACGGAAACAAGCACACTTCTCTCCTCCTCCTCCATAGAGTACCTGGTATGGATTTCTAATGAGCGGCAGTATGAAATTAATCGTCCTACTTTAATCATCTATATAATTTCTATAATTCTGGGTCTATTAGGAAATTCGCTCGTGATTTATGTGTTTGGAATCCGTTTAAAGAAGTCGGCTGTGGATGTGTTTGTACTATGCTTAGCGGTATCTGACACTTTTACATGTGTACTTTTGATTTTCGAAACTTTAGATTTACGATTTCCTTTTTATAGTGGAAACTATCCAATTCTTTGCAAAGTAGTTCGATTTTTAGAGGTGTTTGCCAACTCTTGCTCCAGTATTTTACTTGTGTGTATAGCATTTGATCGCTTTTACAAAATATGCAAACCGTCCAAATATATTCCAATTAAAAAAGCAAGAAAAATCGTGACCGTGATTGTTGTGGCTACGCTATTTCTCAGTTGGCCGATTGCATTATTTCATGGACCGGAAACCATTGAGACAATTTATCCAGGATTATCCGGAAAAGACTGCGCAGACGATGATGAATTTAAGGGCTCTATTTATTCCGGAATGTACTTCTTTCTTCTTTTAATTGTCACATTATGTTGCATTGGTGCAGTTATAGTGCTGTATCTTGCTATCTTTTGCGCAATATTGAAGTGGAAGTTCACAGTTGTCGGAGAGAAAACAAATTCAGAAATTTGGTCATCCAATACATCCCTGTCGTTACCAGGAGATTTCAAACACCCGGTCGATACGGAAAGTAAGCAAAATACTAGTACACAACAACGAAAGTTTGTAGTCTTGGGAGAAAAATATGAATCAGCCAAGAAACAGGAAATTCCACTAAAAACAccgaatcaaaacaaaacaaacgcACAATTTTCATCTATTCTGAAAAGAAGTTATTCAACAAATGACTCCAGCTCTTTCCAAGCCTCTTCTCGAACATTAAAAAAGAGagtttcttttgatttgtcaaATCTGGAACCAAACAACCAGTCGATATGTCGTTCTTCTAAACCCGCTGATTCTATCGATGTTGTTTCTAAGACAGTAGTGCTAACCGCAGAAGAGGAGGAACTGGTCGACAAAGTGTTACGAAGACAGAGAAATACAGGGACACGGAATCCAAGAAACAGTGTACAAAACAGCAAGACTAATGTTCGAATGACGTCTACAACGATAATGTTCGCTTTGATAGCCGTGCTGTACGTGCTGAGTTACATACCCACCTTGACAATAGAAAGCATTAACGCAGTACAGCCACTGAATACGAAGGCGATGTCAGTCACAACTCAACAACTCATCGTCATAGCCAACTCCGCCTATTTCATGAATCCTGCATTTAATCCCATATTATACGGTGTGTTTAACAAGCGTTTTCGAGACGAAATTGTATCAATTCTGAAAGGAAAatcatag